From one Gallionella capsiferriformans ES-2 genomic stretch:
- a CDS encoding chemotaxis protein CheA — MSDFACGVERIFDDFNAAMVAQNVARSSPDSESRSDQTNAAHARESVNWEALFTELTGTDIVTTVGATRDPEQIAEALSEEESTRKAFGRRTNDVPGATVGRRDGDVMVKEAKETTIRVDTERLDQVLNLSGEIGLTKNRLNHLRSDILQGRHDADTLRELDQSVTQLDMLVVNLQNAVMKTRMQPIGRLFKKYPRLARDLARSLGKDVELVLTGEETEMDKTMIEDLNDPLVHLVRNAVDHGVETVEGRIAAGKPEKSMVELSARHEGDHILITIADDGRGMRPEVIRGKAIEKGLLTSEVANTLDENQCLELIFLPGFSTKDEISSVSGRGVGMDVVKTNIQKLNGSINIDSIPGKGSVFTISLPLTLAILPVLILRLGDQSFAVPLSMVREILSVTPGQLQRISGRATMVVRGEVLPVLPLAQLIGWDASDKEPEVGVLMQFGNSSFILSADGFAGHDDVVIKSLDTFRPKGVAGVTMSSEGDIVLILDIKELLSDVRGN, encoded by the coding sequence ATGAGCGATTTTGCATGCGGTGTGGAACGGATATTTGATGATTTTAATGCTGCGATGGTTGCTCAGAATGTGGCGCGCAGCAGTCCGGATTCAGAGAGCCGGTCTGACCAGACAAACGCCGCTCACGCACGGGAAAGTGTGAATTGGGAAGCGTTATTTACTGAGTTGACAGGTACGGACATCGTTACTACGGTGGGAGCGACCCGCGATCCGGAACAAATTGCCGAGGCCTTGTCGGAAGAAGAATCGACCAGGAAGGCGTTTGGTCGTCGTACCAACGATGTGCCGGGGGCGACGGTCGGCCGCCGCGATGGCGATGTGATGGTCAAGGAAGCAAAAGAGACCACCATCCGGGTCGATACCGAACGTCTGGATCAGGTGTTGAACTTGTCCGGCGAAATCGGCTTGACCAAGAACCGGCTCAATCATCTGCGCTCCGACATTTTGCAGGGGCGGCACGATGCGGATACCTTGCGGGAACTGGACCAATCCGTCACGCAATTGGATATGCTGGTGGTGAATCTGCAAAATGCGGTGATGAAGACGCGCATGCAACCGATCGGGCGACTGTTCAAGAAATATCCCCGTCTGGCACGCGATCTGGCGCGCTCGCTGGGCAAGGATGTCGAGCTGGTGTTGACCGGTGAAGAGACCGAGATGGATAAAACCATGATCGAGGATCTGAACGATCCGCTGGTCCATCTGGTGCGCAACGCGGTCGATCACGGTGTCGAAACCGTCGAAGGGCGCATCGCTGCGGGCAAGCCTGAGAAAAGTATGGTGGAATTGAGTGCGCGCCATGAGGGCGACCATATCCTGATTACCATCGCCGACGATGGTCGCGGCATGCGGCCGGAAGTGATTCGCGGCAAAGCCATCGAAAAGGGCTTGCTCACCTCCGAGGTGGCCAATACCCTGGATGAGAACCAATGTCTGGAACTGATCTTTCTGCCGGGCTTCTCCACCAAGGATGAAATTTCCAGTGTGTCCGGGCGCGGTGTGGGCATGGATGTGGTGAAGACCAATATTCAGAAACTCAACGGCTCGATCAATATCGACTCGATTCCAGGCAAAGGCAGCGTGTTTACGATTTCGCTGCCGCTGACCCTGGCGATCCTGCCGGTGTTGATTTTGCGTCTGGGCGACCAGTCTTTTGCCGTGCCGCTGTCCATGGTGCGCGAAATCCTCTCCGTGACACCGGGGCAATTACAAAGAATCTCGGGTCGTGCCACCATGGTGGTGCGCGGCGAGGTGTTGCCGGTGTTGCCGCTGGCTCAGTTGATCGGTTGGGATGCTTCCGACAAGGAACCTGAAGTGGGTGTGCTGATGCAATTCGGCAACAGCAGCTTTATCTTGTCCGCCGACGGTTTTGCCGGTCACGACGATGTGGTCATCAAGTCGCTGGATACCTTCCGCCCCAAAGGCGTGGCAGGGGTCACCATGTCCAGCGAGGGCGACATTGTGTTGATACTCGACATCAAGGAACTGCTGAGCGACGTTCGGGGCAATTAG
- a CDS encoding DUF6701 domain-containing protein, producing MLSIETLAVACTSVAASQTDWNKTAAWNAACGGQPPVGATVIIANGTNILADANTLNVTNVTVQAGGTLAIKSGKTISLSGNFTNNGTFTAPVNSTVSLTGTNQTITGNVTFANLTVAASTQLTLTGNIIVNGTTNLTQASIASTCPANFSITNGAGTVVSQSCAGGGAGGGGGAATSCNLTATAAGPTPIMAGANNLTYGNGTTVNGGAGAVVVTGSNNAIPVSGGTVLPAPTMYALPPTPFPLAGGATVNNAALVAAGTYGTINATGNPTVFSGGTYYIKSLNTTGSIQLAAGTYYINSLKLSGNLIVTGAVKLYIGNQIDLKNKGISLNGGGNAGNLQVSLYSGAQFDAGKNNTSFTGLLYSPFANSQVQFDNNAVITGAIITTGEVQLGNNVGINFNSVVQAQINGVVCPGAAVQDHIEIQHGGTGLTCSPQTITLRACADAACATLYTGGGLTVTPTPGGVPVVIGATGAAIATVQQATAGGVTLGATSNPASAAATTCLNTVTGAASCAMTFNNSGFLVTVPNQFSCINVSATIEAVQTAPATGRCIPAYQSVTRAVQLYTSYTNPATGTLRVTASTGVVSTAAPGTAHNLLFDATGKATITLSYPDAGQLTLTTTGTAPSGAAMTGSGTFIVAPASFAFSAIPVAPLTAGLAFNATVTAKNACATPSPTPNFNSMLTITSSNHLPGIGNATVINTALTGFVGGVVSTNLTWNEVGTVDLNAGMSTYLGWALPTAVAGTQASVGRFHPAYFDTAVTPACGAFTYAGSTAPIKAGQPFTTTVTAKAAGGGITANYTGWNAYFTTLSNAGATTGFTSNTIGAAGFANGVGSANVTYAVATPQTAPLTLTLRATDADTAQVSSSGHIEGTTEIRSGRVKLLNAYGSELLNMAVPFTAEYYTSTHGWMLNASDSCTITTLPILTLQPSGVVVSKSVNSPFVGGNGNLLLFMPNVTGYVDVVATVMPWLQFAWSGAGVSNPSARATFGVYKGNNLFIYRGRRGR from the coding sequence ATGCTCTCAATAGAGACGCTGGCGGTGGCCTGTACCAGCGTAGCCGCTAGTCAGACGGATTGGAATAAAACGGCGGCATGGAATGCAGCGTGTGGTGGTCAGCCACCTGTTGGAGCGACGGTCATTATTGCCAATGGTACGAATATTTTGGCTGATGCAAATACGCTGAATGTGACCAACGTCACTGTGCAAGCGGGCGGAACACTGGCAATCAAGTCGGGCAAGACCATCAGCTTGAGCGGCAATTTTACCAATAACGGCACGTTCACTGCACCGGTGAATAGCACGGTTTCACTGACCGGAACAAATCAGACGATTACCGGAAATGTTACGTTTGCCAATCTTACCGTGGCAGCATCTACTCAATTGACATTGACGGGCAATATCATTGTTAACGGAACGACTAATCTGACACAGGCAAGCATTGCTTCTACATGTCCAGCGAATTTTTCGATAACAAATGGCGCAGGCACGGTTGTTAGTCAAAGTTGTGCAGGCGGTGGTGCGGGCGGTGGAGGCGGCGCAGCTACGAGCTGTAATCTGACTGCCACGGCAGCAGGCCCTACCCCGATCATGGCGGGCGCAAATAACCTGACATACGGTAATGGCACAACAGTTAACGGAGGTGCGGGTGCTGTCGTGGTTACAGGGTCGAATAACGCTATTCCCGTTAGCGGGGGGACCGTGCTACCTGCGCCGACTATGTACGCCTTGCCGCCAACACCATTCCCGCTGGCGGGTGGTGCAACCGTCAATAATGCGGCCTTGGTAGCTGCGGGTACTTATGGCACTATTAACGCAACGGGCAATCCGACCGTTTTTAGCGGCGGTACTTACTATATTAAAAGCCTCAATACGACTGGCTCAATCCAATTGGCGGCAGGAACCTACTACATTAACAGTCTGAAACTGAGCGGTAATCTGATCGTGACGGGTGCGGTGAAGTTGTATATAGGCAACCAGATTGATCTGAAAAACAAAGGCATTTCGCTGAATGGGGGTGGTAATGCGGGAAATCTGCAAGTTAGTTTGTATAGTGGCGCGCAGTTTGATGCTGGCAAAAACAATACATCCTTCACTGGTTTGCTCTACAGTCCGTTCGCTAATTCACAAGTACAGTTCGATAACAATGCAGTGATTACGGGTGCGATCATTACTACGGGGGAAGTTCAGCTTGGCAATAACGTCGGGATTAATTTTAATTCTGTTGTTCAGGCACAAATCAACGGGGTGGTCTGTCCCGGTGCGGCCGTTCAGGATCACATCGAGATTCAGCATGGTGGTACGGGACTGACTTGTTCGCCGCAGACTATCACTCTGCGCGCTTGTGCCGATGCGGCTTGCGCCACGCTTTATACCGGTGGCGGATTGACGGTTACGCCCACTCCGGGCGGTGTGCCTGTGGTGATTGGGGCGACTGGTGCTGCAATTGCCACCGTGCAGCAAGCAACAGCAGGGGGTGTCACGCTGGGTGCGACATCCAATCCTGCTTCGGCTGCGGCGACGACCTGTTTGAATACCGTTACGGGAGCGGCAAGCTGCGCCATGACATTTAATAATTCCGGCTTTCTGGTAACAGTGCCGAATCAGTTTTCCTGCATCAATGTATCGGCCACGATTGAGGCGGTGCAGACCGCACCGGCTACAGGACGTTGCATACCTGCTTACCAGAGCGTGACCCGCGCGGTGCAACTCTATACTAGCTATACCAATCCAGCTACGGGTACGCTGAGGGTAACAGCGTCCACTGGTGTGGTGAGTACTGCCGCGCCTGGTACAGCACATAACTTGTTGTTCGATGCGACGGGTAAGGCGACGATTACGCTGAGTTACCCTGATGCAGGTCAACTTACGCTGACCACTACGGGCACTGCACCTAGCGGTGCCGCCATGACCGGCAGTGGCACATTCATCGTTGCGCCCGCATCGTTTGCGTTCAGTGCGATTCCCGTTGCTCCGCTGACCGCAGGGCTGGCATTCAACGCGACCGTGACGGCGAAGAATGCCTGCGCCACGCCCTCACCAACGCCGAACTTCAATAGCATGTTGACGATCACTTCCAGCAACCATTTGCCAGGCATCGGCAATGCCACTGTAATCAACACAGCGCTGACAGGTTTCGTCGGCGGTGTGGTGAGTACCAATCTGACCTGGAATGAAGTTGGCACGGTAGATTTAAATGCCGGCATGAGTACTTATTTGGGATGGGCGCTGCCCACGGCAGTGGCTGGCACGCAAGCTTCTGTCGGGCGTTTCCATCCGGCCTATTTCGACACGGCAGTCACACCCGCCTGCGGAGCATTCACCTATGCGGGTTCAACAGCTCCGATCAAGGCTGGCCAGCCGTTCACGACCACCGTTACAGCAAAGGCTGCAGGCGGTGGCATTACGGCGAATTATACGGGCTGGAATGCTTACTTCACTACTCTGTCGAACGCGGGTGCAACGACTGGATTTACAAGCAACACGATTGGGGCTGCTGGCTTTGCCAATGGCGTCGGCAGTGCAAATGTGACGTATGCTGTGGCTACCCCGCAAACCGCACCGCTTACGCTTACCCTTCGCGCCACTGATGCTGATACAGCTCAAGTCAGCTCTTCGGGCCATATCGAAGGCACAACGGAAATTCGCAGCGGTAGAGTTAAGCTGCTGAATGCCTACGGTTCGGAGTTGCTCAACATGGCAGTGCCATTTACTGCGGAGTATTACACTTCAACACACGGATGGATGCTTAACGCGTCCGATAGCTGCACGATCACTACTTTACCCATATTGACGTTACAGCCGAGTGGGGTTGTTGTAAGCAAAAGTGTAAATTCACCTTTTGTGGGTGGCAATGGGAATCTCTTACTGTTCATGCCTAACGTAACCGGGTATGTTGATGTCGTTGCGACGGTAATGCCATGGTTGCAATTTGCTTGGAGCGGTGCAGGTGTGAGCAATCCATCCGCACGCGCTACCTTTGGTGTGTATAAGGGTAATAATTTGTTTATTTATCGCGGACGACGTGGTCGTTGA
- a CDS encoding Fic family protein — protein sequence MSTPNEKLAVSLKLLKIEQDRGLHVFQSKDFSRVHRDRLVAAGFMKEVIKGWYIISNPAEKTGESTAWYASFHEFVTGYCNVRFGNDWYLSPEASLQRHAGNTTIPRQLMIHTKTGSNNNLTLKFETGLFDYRSKDFASGADIVVKEGIRLLSLPASLVRVSPTFFATNPIDAQIALSQIADASEILVKLLEGGNSVVAGRIAGAMRAMGRANESDRIVRTMRDAGYAVTESDPFQVTLTSLLTLARAESACAIRIRLMWESMRGEVISAFPPAPGVPDDVESYIADVDDRHIEDAYHSLSIEGYRVTEALIAKIASGKWNPEENSDDKNDRNALAAKGYHQAFVEVRKSLSSILERSEPGEVIRRDHHDWYRKLFEPSVMSGILEAKHLAGYRSWPVFIRYARHVPPSYESVRDAMPVFFDLISKEPQAAVRAVLGHFIFVYIHPYGDGNGRMARFLMNAMLASGGYPWTVIHVEDRDGYMTALEQASVNENIKPFADFISTDVQRQMDKVSAVSPFRP from the coding sequence ATGTCCACCCCAAATGAAAAGCTGGCAGTTTCGTTGAAACTCTTGAAAATCGAGCAAGATCGGGGGCTGCACGTATTTCAGAGTAAAGACTTCAGTCGTGTTCATCGTGATCGACTGGTTGCGGCAGGCTTCATGAAGGAAGTCATCAAGGGTTGGTATATCATTTCCAATCCGGCAGAGAAGACAGGGGAGTCAACGGCGTGGTATGCGTCTTTCCATGAATTCGTTACCGGATACTGCAACGTCCGGTTCGGCAACGACTGGTACCTGTCGCCCGAAGCCTCTCTACAAAGGCACGCCGGCAACACAACAATCCCTCGTCAGCTGATGATCCACACCAAAACCGGATCGAACAACAATCTCACACTCAAATTCGAGACAGGTCTTTTTGATTACCGTTCAAAGGACTTCGCCTCCGGGGCGGATATCGTCGTCAAGGAGGGAATTCGTCTGCTCTCGTTGCCGGCATCGCTGGTACGTGTGTCACCGACCTTCTTCGCGACGAACCCGATTGATGCGCAGATCGCGCTATCGCAGATCGCGGATGCATCCGAGATTCTGGTCAAGCTACTCGAAGGTGGCAATTCGGTCGTCGCCGGGCGAATCGCCGGTGCGATGCGCGCAATGGGTCGCGCCAATGAGAGTGATCGTATCGTCCGAACCATGCGTGATGCGGGTTATGCGGTCACTGAGAGCGATCCCTTTCAGGTTACGCTGACATCATTATTGACTCTGGCGCGAGCGGAATCAGCGTGTGCGATTCGAATCAGGCTGATGTGGGAATCGATGCGGGGGGAGGTGATTAGCGCATTCCCGCCAGCACCGGGAGTGCCGGATGATGTCGAGTCCTACATCGCGGATGTCGATGACCGGCATATCGAAGATGCCTATCATTCATTGTCAATCGAGGGCTATCGTGTGACGGAAGCGCTGATCGCCAAGATTGCATCCGGCAAATGGAATCCTGAAGAAAATAGCGACGACAAGAATGACCGCAACGCGCTGGCAGCCAAAGGCTACCATCAGGCATTTGTTGAGGTTCGCAAGAGTTTGTCGAGTATTCTGGAACGGAGTGAGCCTGGCGAGGTGATTCGGCGCGACCATCATGACTGGTATCGAAAACTCTTCGAGCCTTCCGTCATGAGCGGTATCCTCGAAGCTAAACATCTCGCCGGCTATCGTTCCTGGCCGGTATTCATTCGCTATGCCCGGCATGTTCCGCCCTCCTATGAATCAGTGCGAGATGCCATGCCGGTTTTTTTCGACTTGATCTCGAAGGAGCCACAAGCGGCAGTCCGCGCAGTGCTAGGCCATTTTATCTTCGTCTATATTCACCCTTATGGGGATGGCAATGGACGCATGGCGCGGTTTTTGATGAATGCTATGCTCGCATCTGGCGGATACCCGTGGACGGTCATCCATGTCGAAGATCGAGACGGTTACATGACCGCGCTTGAACAAGCCAGTGTGAATGAAAATATCAAGCCGTTTGCCGACTTCATTAGCACAGACGTGCAAAGACAAATGGATAAAGTGTCGGCGGTATCACCATTCCGCCCTTAA
- a CDS encoding integration host factor subunit alpha, with the protein MTLTKAELADLLFEKVGLNKREAKDMVEAFFEEIRVKLEQSEEVKLSGFGNFQLRDKQQRPGRNPKTGEEIPISARRVVTFHPSAKLKNLVEKNYHGITIA; encoded by the coding sequence ATGACATTGACTAAAGCAGAACTCGCGGATTTGTTATTTGAAAAAGTTGGCCTGAACAAGCGTGAAGCCAAGGATATGGTGGAAGCGTTTTTCGAGGAGATTCGCGTCAAGCTTGAACAGAGTGAAGAGGTTAAATTATCCGGCTTTGGTAACTTTCAGTTGCGCGACAAACAGCAACGCCCCGGTCGCAATCCCAAGACTGGCGAAGAAATTCCCATCTCTGCGCGGCGCGTGGTCACTTTTCATCCCAGCGCGAAACTAAAAAACTTGGTTGAGAAAAATTATCATGGGATAACAATTGCCTGA
- a CDS encoding RNA polymerase factor sigma-54 — translation MQHYNNKKIDAGLLGKIVLARFLELPLRTFDRLVTQVELSTGFDALRPWVTVSQLEGAQVEHDAGEAPQTQASPVLGKIHDMKNLYPGTGASRGLMFLYHCDSYVREYRFDEEGVSLMMSRPDFPAELAGVLRRLRLINTRNRLTHALMQAVLVSQAAYLRSGQALALLPMTQAEISARLRLESNLSVVADPGRISRLVRVLSIALPNGETVPMGGLFPKPRQVHCHFVDHVIKMEKVWMLQEELREPLTDGAIVAILECEYGLRLLRRTVANIRHDLAIPDYRSRSQRMNYLAATEGFTALLPLTHQALRTAVPAQPGVYEIRAALVSPASEAKAGWFEKGAPPGPHSVVYIGSTGDLRKRLGDHLRGSSDNVLLYNHLADGAARVRFRLISEGWRWAERDLYRVFCETFGTPPLCNRMSP, via the coding sequence TTGCAGCACTATAACAATAAAAAAATTGATGCCGGACTGCTCGGCAAAATCGTACTCGCCCGCTTTCTGGAGTTGCCGCTACGGACTTTCGACCGTCTCGTAACCCAAGTGGAGTTATCCACCGGGTTCGACGCCCTGCGCCCCTGGGTGACCGTGAGTCAATTGGAAGGCGCGCAGGTGGAGCATGATGCGGGCGAAGCCCCTCAAACCCAAGCCTCCCCGGTTCTGGGGAAGATACACGATATGAAAAACTTGTATCCCGGCACTGGGGCGAGCAGGGGGCTGATGTTTCTCTACCACTGCGACAGTTACGTGCGGGAATACCGGTTCGATGAAGAGGGTGTGAGCCTCATGATGTCTCGCCCGGACTTCCCTGCGGAACTAGCGGGCGTATTGCGCAGGTTGCGCCTCATCAATACCCGAAACCGGCTCACCCACGCACTGATGCAGGCAGTGCTGGTATCGCAAGCGGCATATCTGCGTTCTGGGCAGGCTTTGGCGCTCTTGCCCATGACCCAGGCGGAGATTTCCGCCCGGCTGCGATTGGAGTCGAATCTTTCCGTGGTGGCAGATCCGGGCCGGATTTCCCGATTGGTGCGCGTATTGTCCATCGCACTGCCGAACGGCGAAACGGTGCCGATGGGCGGACTTTTTCCGAAGCCTCGGCAGGTTCATTGCCATTTCGTGGATCATGTGATTAAAATGGAAAAAGTATGGATGCTCCAAGAGGAATTGCGGGAGCCGCTGACGGATGGTGCCATCGTCGCCATCCTTGAGTGTGAATATGGCCTTCGTTTGTTGCGGCGCACGGTGGCCAACATCCGGCACGATTTGGCGATTCCCGATTACCGGAGTCGTAGCCAGCGCATGAATTATCTGGCGGCGACCGAGGGGTTTACCGCACTGCTACCGTTGACCCATCAAGCGCTGCGGACTGCGGTTCCGGCACAGCCGGGTGTGTACGAAATCCGGGCGGCGTTGGTCTCGCCCGCGAGTGAAGCAAAAGCGGGATGGTTTGAGAAAGGCGCGCCGCCGGGGCCGCATAGCGTAGTGTATATTGGCTCGACTGGGGATTTGCGCAAGCGACTGGGGGATCACCTGCGCGGCAGTAGCGATAATGTGTTACTTTATAATCATCTTGCAGATGGTGCTGCACGGGTGCGGTTTCGCCTGATCAGCGAAGGATGGCGCTGGGCGGAACGGGATTTGTACCGGGTGTTTTGCGAAACCTTCGGCACGCCGCCGTTGTGCAATCGCATGAGCCCGTGA
- a CDS encoding EAL domain-containing protein: MNLSDEAVAALARAVRIDAQEIARRKEFLKFDETDVSLLTGLHARLQNVSRRFVEDFYAHMLKFEETRRFIPDAPSLERLKRTQMSYFDSLTAGDYGSEYILHRLRVGVVHQHIGLEPKWYLGAYSKYLAGLLPELWQQLGKEPEAFVATCQSLIKIVMLDMGLALDTYMQTDRDTILGLKRYAEDIIASLPAGLIVVNDTLKVRSVNRSFREMFGLKNGEDVSGRELEDILPLLNLHQQAQVVLTSGIALRGIDAALGEKWLRLTITGIRLAEEEEEEDLLVIVEDITKLKAQAVHIEQLAFYDSLTGLPNRSLLRDRVQRVLAHSARHKNHGAILFIDLDNFKALNDTKGHNIGDLLLIEVAKRLQDCVRNSDTVARMGGDEFVVVLEELNEDTQQAVAQAQDIGETVLASLNRPFNLQGFEHYSSASIGISLFRDNEIGMDDVFKHADTAMYQAKTSGRNTLRFFDPDMQASLEARAVLEIDLRHALSLQQFKLFFQIQMNAANQPIGAEALLRWLHPKRGLVSPLDFISLAEDTGLILPIGQWVLETACTQIKAWEANPLACELQLAVNVSARQFHQPDFVEQVRAALEKTGADPARLKLELTESVVLNNINDAVIKMSDLKEVGVRFSMDDFGTGYSSLSYLTQLPLDQLKIDLSFVYNIGIKPTDAVIVQTIISMGNSLGMEVIAEGVETEAQRDFLERNGCHAYQGYLFSKPVSIGEFEGLIRRMPI, from the coding sequence ATGAATCTCTCGGACGAGGCCGTCGCCGCGCTGGCCCGGGCGGTCAGGATAGACGCGCAAGAAATCGCTCGGCGCAAGGAGTTCCTGAAGTTCGACGAAACCGATGTCAGCTTGCTCACGGGGCTGCACGCGCGTCTGCAAAATGTGTCGCGGCGCTTCGTGGAGGACTTTTACGCCCACATGCTCAAGTTTGAGGAAACCCGTCGTTTCATTCCGGATGCTCCCTCCCTTGAGCGTCTGAAGCGAACCCAGATGTCATATTTTGACAGCCTGACTGCGGGCGACTACGGCTCCGAATACATTCTTCACCGCTTGCGGGTAGGCGTTGTTCATCAGCACATCGGGCTCGAACCCAAGTGGTACCTCGGCGCTTACAGCAAGTACCTGGCAGGATTGCTCCCTGAACTCTGGCAGCAGCTAGGGAAAGAACCAGAGGCTTTTGTCGCCACCTGCCAGTCTCTGATCAAGATCGTCATGCTGGATATGGGGCTTGCCCTCGACACCTATATGCAGACTGACCGGGATACTATTCTTGGCCTCAAGCGCTACGCCGAGGATATCATCGCGAGCCTTCCTGCGGGGCTGATCGTGGTGAACGATACCCTCAAGGTGCGGAGTGTTAACCGCTCCTTCCGCGAGATGTTCGGACTGAAGAACGGAGAAGATGTTTCCGGGCGCGAACTCGAAGACATCCTGCCGCTACTCAATCTGCACCAACAGGCGCAAGTTGTCCTCACCAGCGGGATTGCCTTGCGTGGCATTGACGCTGCGCTGGGCGAAAAATGGCTGCGCCTCACCATCACTGGAATCCGGCTTGCAGAAGAAGAAGAAGAAGAAGATCTGCTGGTCATAGTGGAGGACATCACTAAGCTTAAAGCGCAGGCGGTTCATATTGAGCAACTCGCCTTTTATGATTCTCTAACCGGCCTGCCCAACCGTAGCCTGTTGCGGGATCGCGTGCAGCGTGTGCTGGCCCACAGCGCACGCCACAAGAACCATGGTGCAATCCTGTTTATTGATCTGGACAACTTCAAGGCACTTAACGATACCAAGGGTCACAACATCGGTGATCTGCTGCTGATTGAGGTCGCCAAACGTCTCCAGGATTGCGTGCGCAACAGTGATACGGTCGCCCGAATGGGTGGCGACGAGTTCGTCGTCGTGCTTGAGGAACTGAACGAAGATACCCAGCAAGCGGTAGCACAAGCCCAGGATATTGGAGAGACGGTTCTTGCCTCCCTTAACCGGCCCTTCAATCTTCAGGGGTTTGAACACTACAGCTCCGCCAGTATTGGCATCAGTTTGTTCCGTGACAACGAGATCGGCATGGATGACGTGTTCAAGCACGCCGATACCGCAATGTATCAGGCTAAGACCTCTGGCCGCAACACCCTTCGTTTCTTCGATCCGGACATGCAGGCATCGCTCGAAGCCCGTGCTGTGCTTGAAATCGACTTGCGCCACGCACTTTCCCTGCAGCAATTCAAGCTTTTCTTCCAGATACAGATGAATGCCGCTAATCAGCCCATCGGTGCTGAAGCATTGCTGCGCTGGCTGCATCCCAAACGCGGTCTGGTCTCGCCGCTGGACTTCATCTCCCTGGCGGAAGATACCGGGCTGATTCTGCCCATCGGGCAATGGGTGTTGGAAACCGCTTGCACCCAGATCAAGGCTTGGGAAGCAAACCCGTTGGCATGCGAACTGCAACTCGCCGTCAACGTGAGCGCGCGGCAATTCCACCAACCGGACTTCGTCGAACAAGTGCGTGCAGCCCTTGAAAAGACCGGTGCCGATCCGGCCCGGCTCAAGCTCGAACTGACCGAGAGCGTGGTGCTGAACAACATCAATGATGCTGTCATCAAGATGAGCGACCTCAAGGAGGTCGGCGTGCGTTTCTCCATGGACGACTTTGGCACAGGCTATTCATCACTATCTTACTTGACACAACTTCCGCTTGACCAACTGAAAATTGATCTGTCTTTCGTGTATAATATTGGCATAAAACCCACTGATGCAGTGATCGTACAGACCATCATCAGCATGGGCAACAGCCTGGGAATGGAAGTGATTGCGGAAGGAGTAGAAACCGAGGCGCAGCGTGACTTCCTCGAACGTAATGGCTGTCACGCGTACCAAGGTTATTTGTTTAGCAAACCCGTGTCGATCGGAGAGTTTGAGGGATTGATTCGTCGAATGCCGATTTGA
- a CDS encoding DNA-directed RNA polymerase subunit alpha C-terminal domain-containing protein, translating to MSGLCDQITTEREVRRKRDQEIVAARETGQSYAAIGRAFQMSGDNVKDRIERFHRNKRMHESIDPFVKLTPRTLRLLHEEGLATVEKVVELYRRNELFRIRNFGKKSLREIEKWFPVKPAKSQIAPSIINDR from the coding sequence ATGTCTGGTCTGTGCGATCAAATAACGACGGAACGAGAGGTTCGCCGCAAACGGGATCAGGAAATCGTCGCGGCTCGGGAAACGGGCCAATCCTATGCTGCCATCGGTCGCGCGTTTCAAATGTCGGGTGACAATGTCAAAGATAGAATAGAGCGATTCCACCGAAACAAACGAATGCATGAAAGCATTGACCCGTTCGTCAAGCTTACTCCGAGAACATTGCGCCTTCTCCATGAAGAAGGGTTGGCGACAGTAGAGAAAGTTGTCGAGCTTTATCGAAGAAACGAGCTTTTTCGTATTCGCAATTTCGGGAAAAAGAGTTTGAGGGAGATCGAAAAATGGTTTCCTGTAAAACCCGCCAAGAGTCAGATAGCGCCATCTATAATAAACGATCGTTGA
- a CDS encoding helix-turn-helix domain-containing protein codes for MAHREVSISSVSELGDILRAVRKESGLTQRDAAALCNVSLPFLNGLEQGKSTAQIGKVLSVCSRFGIDVRLRLPGDTT; via the coding sequence ATGGCGCACAGGGAAGTTAGCATTTCTTCTGTCAGCGAATTAGGGGATATCCTTCGGGCTGTTCGCAAGGAGTCTGGCCTGACTCAGCGTGATGCTGCTGCGCTGTGTAATGTTAGTCTGCCATTTCTTAACGGTCTGGAGCAAGGGAAATCAACTGCACAGATCGGGAAAGTTTTGTCCGTTTGTAGTCGTTTTGGCATTGATGTCAGGCTGAGGCTGCCGGGTGACACTACATGA